In the Carassius auratus strain Wakin chromosome 50, ASM336829v1, whole genome shotgun sequence genome, one interval contains:
- the LOC113066547 gene encoding protein shisa-like-1a, with the protein MSVTNHHCFNILTIIFLVLTTTALSAHFRVCESYTDHKGRYHFGFHCPRLSDNKTYMFCCHHNNTAFKYCCNDTEFQTVMQVNLTTSPDGYAHNNYSALIGVWIYGFFVMVLLALDFLYYSAMNYEVCRVYLEKCGLGGRWLKQARGQWHGEGQEERDGRPAQPTAPSQPQEQHHEHSCGQIRHSLTSPGQTAHNTTTD; encoded by the exons ATGAGTGTCACCAATCATCACTGCTTCAACATCCTGACCATCATCTTCCTCGTTCTGACTACTACAG CTCTCTCTGCTCATTTTCGGGTGTGTGAGTCTTACACCGACCACAAAGGGCGCTACCACTTTGGATTCCACTGTCCTCGACTCTCAGACAACAAGACGTACATGTTCTGCTGCCACCATAACAACACGGCCTTCAAGTACTGCTGCAACGATACTGAGTTTCAAACAGTCATGCAGGTCAACCTGACCACGTCTCCAGACGGCTACGCTCACAA CAATTACTCTGCATTAATCGGCGTGTGGATCTACGGATTCTTCGTCATGGTGCTGCTAGCACTTGATTTTCTGTATTACTCGGCCATGAACTATGAGGTGTGCCGAGTTTATCTGGAGAAGTGCGGCTTGGGCGGCCGCTGGCTGAAACAGGCCCGGGGTCAGTGGCACGGCGAGGGACAGGAGGAAAGGGACGGACGGCCCGCTCAACCCACAGCTCCGTCACAACCTCAAGAGCAGCATCATGAACACAGCTGCGGTCAGATCAGACACAGCCTGACGAGCCCAGGACAGACCGCACACAATACTACAACAGACTG